A window from Camelus dromedarius isolate mCamDro1 chromosome 9, mCamDro1.pat, whole genome shotgun sequence encodes these proteins:
- the PEG3 gene encoding paternally-expressed gene 3 protein isoform X1, translating into MLPPKYLSATKPRRSWAPDLRGLDGALSGEPDAALGEGAADSEFFHQRFRNFLYVEFAGPRKTLLKLRNLCLDWLQPETRTKEEIIELLVLEQYLTILPEKIKPWVRAKKPENCEKLVSLLENYKEMYEPEDDSSSDVHSDSSMSRNAAESPPRAAYSFRGDRDRDWDQDWDRDRDQDWDLEQDRVRDREHRRGRSRDLESRGRWPYARNPRSRFPQRDLSLPLTEQSTLAEEGEHRRRDSLLDCEAGPQDAVSYQDVVDLAEDRQPQNPVQDNMENYRKLLSLGVQLAEDDGHSHMTQGHSSRSKRSAYPSSSRGLKTMPETKKSTHRRGICEDESSHGVIMEKFIRDVPRSPKSGRARGPGDRVQRFSRRADSGWKDVPFSNRESVIQERGYEGSAFGGGGFNFNSNLVSRKRVLERKRRYHFDTDGKGSVHKQKGCARKRPFECSEVRRAVSMSSLSAPPLPDSQPFDLGAMPYVCDECGRPFSVISEFVEHQIMHTRESLYEYGESFLHSVAVSEVRRRQVGGKRFECKECGETFNKSAALAEHRQGHSRGRLAGGADEECEEPFMASPTFRELQKIYGKDKFYECRVCGETFLHSSALVEHQQVHGRGGREDGRREARRPVPALGELPKTRGSERRYECRVCGEAFLHGAALRGHQRAHAHSPLSSQGRGREEAFTPGPSLKKRQKTYSREKPYDFKDPGEAFKRQSPGLTELQKIHSRKNLYEGRGCPKSAIHSAPFLEPQKSHTITRPPEDEEAGSAFAVSASPADRQEALCRARKPYERSVIHSLSFAGAQKSHSAAGPATPEVVPESPLQGSGVIQRPKVLAREGITERKRHETSVIHSLATFRPPRSCSGSEVTGRDERGESSAYLPDLRGQQQKTPARENPYRGSKTPSFTESVIHSVSHSEPRTSLAGEGSSGFKKDGEPSGPSSGVREHQKARAKKKNIEQRNYETSVIHSLRFGDPQTFRPREKFYECPECGESFVRSSDLTEHQKIHDRKKPSGSKSYMRSVIRTLASTDPQTSYADQPAQTSCADQPAQTSCADQPAQTSYAEPPAQTSYADQPAQTSYADQPAQTSYADQPAQTSCADQPAQTSCADQPAQTSCADQPAQTTYTEPPAQTSYADQPAQTSYADQPAQASYADQPAQASYADQPAQTSYAEPPAQTSYADQPAQASYADQPAQTSYADQPAQTSYADQPAQTSYVDQPMSNECKDCGECFATTEDLGAHQKIYAQEKFHSGKLFGDSVIQGVSLDGPQQEEPRQDEPEEPEEPDDEQEEAEDSIYGCKDCGLGFADRADLRDHQRVHGREYVVDSREHTRSVSHAHPFGELQKDYLGEQLYECPACGESFVHSSFLFEHQRVHEQDQFYGRQRYDEPFVQPLVISPPRPRVPQKSPPAGLSLQCQVCGRDFIHGSVLSQHVSVHTAEGLPERGQRSRGAVGAGSALAELQRDPAEERRYQCETCGESFPSPSDLREHVKAHESEEPYDYGAAFVHTSFLTEPPKGDSPFYECKDCGKSFLHSTVLTKHQKLHAEEEEAAAAAQEVEANVLVPREVLRIQGSNVEAAEPEVEAAEPEVEAAEPNVEAAEPNGEAEGPDGEAAEPNGEAEQPNGEAEQPNGDADEPDGAGIEDPEERAEEPEGDADEPDGAGVEDPEEEVEDPEIQVEEPYYDCRECGETFTSSVAYGEHLKTHARVIIFEAGNVCGESSHYTEHASTSTGDSGRADDKHFTCDVCGQVFGDRLSLARHQNTHTG; encoded by the exons ATGCTGCCTCCAAAATACTTGTCCGCCACCAAGCCCAGGAGGTCCTGGGCCCCAGACCTGCGTGGGCTGGACGGCGCCTTGTCTGGGGAGCCGGACGCCGCCCTAGGAGAAGGCGCCGCTGACTCTGAGTTCTTTCATCAGAGGTTTCGGAACTTCCTCTACGTGGAGTTTGCTGGGCCTCGGAAGACCCTGCTCAAACTCCGAAACCTCTGCCTCGATTGGTTGCAGCCGGAGACTCGCACCAAGGAGGAGATTATCGAGCTCCTGGTCCTTGAGCAGTACCTGACCATCCTTCCAGAAAAGATCAAGCCTTGGGTGCGGGCAAAAAAGCCGGAGAACTGCGAGAAGCTCGTCTCTCTGCTGGAAAATTACAAGGAGATGTACGAGCCGGAAG ATGACAGCAGCAGTGATGTCCACAGTGACAGCAGCATGAGCCGGAACGCAGCAGAGTCTCCGCCCCGCGCTGCCTACTCCTTCCGCG GTGACCGAGACCGGGACTGGGACCAGGACTGGGACCGAGACCGAGACCAGGACTGGGACCTGGAGCAGGACCGGGTGCGGGACCGGGAGCACCGCAGGGGCAGAAGCAGGGACCTGGAGTCTCGAGGCCGCTGGCCGTACGCCAGGAACCCCAGAAGCA ggttTCCTCAGCGGGATCTCTCCCTGCCCCTGACGGAGCAGAGCACGCTTGCCGAGGAGGGAGAGCACAGGCGCAGGGACTCCCTGCTGGACTGCGAAGCCGGGCCCCAG GATGCAGTGTCGTACCAGGATGTGGTGGACCTCGCCGAGGACCGGCAGCCGCAGAACCCGGTCCAGGACAACATGGAGAACTACAGGAAGCTGCTCTCGCTGG GGGTTCAGCTTGCCGAAGACGATGGCCACTCACACATGACCCAGGGCCATTCCTCGAGGTCAAAGAGAAGTGCCTACCCAAGCAGCAGCCGAG GTCTGAAAACTATGCCTGAAACCAAAAAGTCCACCCACCGGCGGGGGATCTGTGAAGATGAGTCTTCCCACGGGGTGATCATGGAGAAGTTCATCAGGGACGTTCCGCGCAGCCCCAAGTCGGGCAGGGCAAGGGGGCCTGGTGATCGGGTGCAGAGGTTCTCCAGAAGGGCAGACAGTGGTTGGAAGGACGTTCCATTCAGCAACAGGGAGTCGGTGATCCAGGAGAGGGGCTATGAAGGGAGTGCCTTTGGGGGAGGAGGCTTTAATTTTAACTCAAACCTTGTTTCCAGAAAGAGGGTTCTTGAAAGAAAAAGGCGCTATCATTTTGACACAGACGGGAAGGGCTCAGTTCACAAGCAGAAAGGCTGTGCGAGGAAGAGGCCCTTTGAGTGCAGTGAGGTGAGGAGAGCTGTGAGCATGAGCAGCCTGAGCGCGCCCCCGCTCCCCGACTCGCAGCCCTTTGACCTCGGGGCAATGCCCTACGTGTGTGATGAGTGCGGGAGGCCTTTCAGCGTGATTTCCGAGTTTGTCGAGCATCAGATCATGCACACCAGAGAGAGTCTGTATGAGTATGGCGAGTCCTTTCTGCATAGCGTGGCCGTCAGCGAGGTTCgcaggaggcaggtgggagggaagcGCTTTGAGTGTAAGGAGTGCGGGGAGACCTTCAACAAGAGCGCCGCCCTGGCCGAGCATCGGCAGGGCCACTCGCGGGGGCGCCTGGCGGGGGGCGCGGACGAGGAGTGCGAGGAGCCCTTCATGGCCAGCCCGACCTTCCGCGAGCTGCAGAAGATCTATGGCAAGGACAAGTTCTACGAGTGCAGGGTGTGCGGGGAGACCTTCCTCCACAGCTCGGCCCTGGTGGAGCACCAGCAGGTCCACGGCCGCGGGGGCAGAGAGGATGGGCGCCGTGAGGCCCGTCGGCCCGTCCCGGCGCTCGGCGAGCTCCCGAAGACGCGCGGCTCGGAGAGGCGGTATGAGTGCAGGGTGTGCGGGGAGGCCTTCCTCCATGGCGCGGCCCTGAGGGGGCACCAGAGGGCCCACGCGCACAGCCCGCTCTCAAGTCAGGGCAGGGGGCGCGAGGAGGCCTTCACCCCTGGTCCGTCCCTGAAGAAACGTCAGAAAACCTACTCAAGAGAGAAGCCCTACGACTTTAAAGATCCCGGGGAGGCCTTTAAAAGGCAAAGCCCAGGCCTCACTGAGCTTCAGAAAATCCATTCTCGAAAGAACCTCTACGAAGGCAGGGGGTGCCCGAAGTCTGCCATTCACAGTGCGCCCTTCCTGGAGCCGCAGAAGAGTCACACCATAACGAGGCCGCCCGAGGACGAGGAGGCCGGGAGTGCGTTCGCCGTCAGCGCCAGCCCTGCGGACAGGCAGGAAGCCCTGTGCCGTGCGAGAAAGCCGTATGAGAGGTCTGTCATTCACAGCTTATCCTTTGCGGGAGCTCAGAAGAGCCACAGCGCGGCGGGGCCCGCCACGCCGGAAGTGGTCCCAGAGTCCCCCCTGCAAGGCTCAGGTGTCATCCAGCGTCCAAAGGTCCTGGCTAGAGAGGGCATCACTGAAAGAAAGAGACACGAGACGTCCGTTATCCACAGCTTAGCCACCTTCAGGCCTCCCAGAAGCTGCAGTGGCAGCGAAGTCACTGGACGTGACGAGAGGGGGGAGTCCTCCGCTTACCTTCCAGACCTCCGTGGTCAGCAGCAGAAGACTCCTGCCAGAGAGAACCCTTACAGAGGGAGCAAGACGCCCAGCTTCACGGAGTCCGTCATCCACAGCGTGTCCCATAGTGAACCGCGGACGAGTCTGGCTGGAGAGGGATCCAGTGGATTTAAGAAGGATGGCGAACCATCTGGTCCCAGCTCAGGTGTCCGTGAACATCAGAAGGCTCGtgctaagaagaaaaacattGAGCAGAGGAATTATGAGACCTCTGTAATCCACTCCCTGCGTTTTGGTGACCCTCAAACGTTTCGCCCTAGAGAGAAATTTTATGAATGTCCAGAGTGTGGAGAGTCCTTTGTTCGTAGCTCCGACCTCACTGAGCATCAGAAGATACATGATAGAAAAAAGCCCTCTGGAAGTAAAAGCTACATGCGGTCTGTCATCCGCACCTTAGCCTCCACTGACCCTCAGACCAGTTACGCTGACCAGCCGGCTCAGACCAGCTGTGCAGACCAGCCGGCTCAGACCAGTTGTGCTGACCAGCCGGCTCAGACCAGTTACGCTGAACCACCAGCTCAGACCAGTTACGCTGACCAGCCAGCTCAGACCAGTTACGCTGACCAGCCGGCTCAGACCAGTTATGCAGACCAGCCGGCTCAGACCAGCTGTGCAGACCAGCCGGCTCAGACCAGCTGTGCAGACCAGCCGGCTCAGACCAGTTGTGCTGACCAGCCGGCTCAGACCACTTACACTGAACCGCCAGCTCAGACCAGTTATGCAGACCAGCCGGCTCAGACCAGTTACGCAGACCAGCCAGCTCAAGCCAGTTACGCAGACCAGCCAGCTCAAGCCAGTTACGCTGACCAGCCGGCTCAGACCAGTTACGCTGAACCACCAGCTCAGACCAGTTACGCTGACCAGCCAGCTCAAGCCAGTTACGCTGACCAGCCAGCTCAGACCAGTTATGCAGACCAGCCGGCTCAGACCAGTTACGCTGACCAGCCGGCTCAGACCAGTTATGTGGACCAGCCCATGAGCAATGAATGTAAGGACTGTGGGGAGTGCTTTGCCACCACTGAAGACCTTGGCGCGCATCAGAAAATCTACGCCCAAGAGAAATTCCACAGCGGGAAGCTGTTTGGAGACTCTGTCATTCAGGGTGTCAGCCTCGATGGGCCTCAGCAGGAGGAGCCTCGGCAGGACGAGCCGGAGGAGCCAGAGGAGCCAGATGATGAGCAGGAGGAGGCTGAAGACTCCATCTATGGCTGCAAGGACTGTGGGCTGGGCTTCGCGGACCGCGCAGACCTCAGGGACCACCAGAGAGTCCACGGTCGAGAGTATGTGGTCGACAGTCGTGAGCACACGCGCTCCGTGAGCCACGCCCACCCCTTCGGCGAGCTCCAGAAGGACTACCTTGGGGAGCAGCTGTATGAGTGCCCGGCCTGTGGGGAGTCTTTCGTTCACAGCTCGTTCCTTTTCGAGCATCAGAGGGTCCACGAGCAAGATCAGTTTTACGGCCGCCAGAGGTATGATGAGCCCTTTGTGCAGCCCTTGGTGATCAGCCCCCCGAGGCCTCGGGTCCCACAGAAGAGTCCTCCTGCCGGGCTGTCCCTGCAGTGCCAGGTGTGCGGGCGAGACTTCATCCACGGCTCCGTCCTGAGCCAGCACGTGAGCGTGCACACCGCGGAGGGCCTGCCGGAGCGCGGCCAGCGCAGCAGGGGCGCCGTCGGTGCAGGCTCAGCCCTCGCTGAGCTGCAGAGAGACCCGGCCGAGGAGAGGCGCTACCAGTGTGAGACCTGTGGGGAGTCCTTCCCCAGCCCGTCCGACCTGCGGGAGCACGTGAAGGCTCACGAGAGCGAGGAGCCCTATGACTACGGTGCCGCCTTCGTCCACACCTCCTTCCTCACCGAGCCTCCCAAGGGAGACTCTCCCTTCTACGAGTGCAAGGACTGCGGGAAGTCCTTTCTGCACAGCACAGTCCTCACGAAGCATCAGAAGCTCCATGCGGAGGAAGAAGAAGCAGCTGCAGCAGCCCAGGAAGTTGAGGCCAATGTGCTCGTGCCCCGGGAGGTTCTGCGGATCCAGGGCTCAAATGTGGAGGCTGCCGAGCCTGAGGTGGAGGCCGCAGAGCCGGAGGTGGAAGCTGCTGAGCCCAATGTGGAGGCCGCTGAACCCAACGGGGAGGCTGAGGGGCCAGACGGGGAGGCCGCAGAGCCGAACGGGGAGGCCGAGCAGCCCAATGGGGAGGCCGAGCAGCCCAATGGGGACGCTGACGAACCAGATGGTGCAGGGATTGAAGACCCGGAGGAGAGGGCAGAAGAGCCAGAGGGAGACGCGGATGAGCCCGACGGGGCCGGGGTCGAGGACCCGGAAGAGGAAGTCGAGGACCCAGAGATTCAGGTGGAAGAGCCCTACTATGACTGCAGGGAGTGCGGGGAGACCTTCACTTCTAGCGTGGCCTATGGGGAGCACCTGAAAACCCACGCCAGGGTGATCATATTTGAGGCCGGGAACGTCTGCGGGGAAAGCTCACACTACACCGAACATGCCAGCACCAGCACCGGTGACAGCGGCAGGGCCGATGACAAGCACTTCACGTGTGACGTCTGCGGGCAGGTCTTTGGCGACCGCTTGTCCCTGGCCAGGCACCAGAATACCCACACTGGCTGA